The Osmerus eperlanus chromosome 12, fOsmEpe2.1, whole genome shotgun sequence genome has a segment encoding these proteins:
- the msrb1b gene encoding methionine-R-sulfoxide reductase B1b yields the protein MSFCSFLNSEVYKDHFKPGIYVCSQCRHPLFSSRSKFAHSSPWPAFTETIREDSVTKMMESLTAFKVLCGKCGSGLGHEFVNDGPEEGRSRFUIFSHSLKFVPNKDKQ from the exons ATGTCGTTTTGTTCGTTTCTTAATAGTGAGGTTTATAAAGACCATTTTAAGCCAG GGATATACGTGTGCTCCCAGTGCCGccaccctctcttctccagcaGGTCAAAGTTCGcacactcctccccctggcctgccTTCACTGAGACCATCAGAGAAGACAGCGTCACCAAGATGATGGAGTCTCTCACCGCCTTCAAG gtgctgtgtggtaAGTGTGGGAGCGGCCTGGGCCACGAGTTTGTGAACGACGGCCCTGAGGAGGGGCGCTCGCGGTTCTGAATATTCAGCCACTCGCTTAAGTTTGTCCCCAACAAAG ACAAGCAGTAG
- the neurl2 gene encoding neuralized-like protein 2 translates to MEPFSDQFLEFHHIHGSNVRLDPSCTQATRVESFANGVCFSGKPLSPGEIFLVEVEEKELGWCGHLRIGLTSRDPSTLEVVPEYSLPDLVDLGDSWVFAITRNHNKVKEQAPGAGGEGAEEGGLAGGRVLGGGEGEGRVLGGGGEDNPSSNNKPKAFFTDSHLQINRFCIPMDKLVGRSRPGRFSHILDDLYKTNALPPTARRSRIGVLYVPRGQGLADMHIVINGEDMGASARGIPTNQQLYAVVDVFAATKTVRIVQVEYGFSSLQTLCRKIIQKHIVHRMALDWLELPERLKHFCKYE, encoded by the exons ATGGAGCCTTTCTCAGACCAGTTCCTGGAGTTCCACCACATCCACGGCTCTAATGTGAGACTGGACCCATCCTGCACCCAGGCCACGCGGGTCGAGAGCTTCGCCAATGGGGTTTGCTTCAGCGGGAAACCCCTAAGCCCGGGGGAGATCTTCCTGGTGGAGGTTGAAGAGAAGGAGCTAGGCTGGTGTGGCCACCTCCGCATCGGGCTGACCAGCCGGGACCCGAGTACCCTGGAGGTGGTGCCAGAGTACTCCCTCCCCGACCTGGTGGACCTGGGGGACAGCTGGGTCTTCGCCATCACACGCAACCATAACAAGGTCAAGGAGCAAGCACCTGGggccgggggagagggggcagaagagggagggctggctggAGGTAGGGTGctaggaggtggggagggtgaaGGCCGGgttctgggaggtggaggagaagacaaCCCCAGCTCCAACAACAAACCCAAGGCGTTCTTCACAGACTCTCACCTCCAGATCAACCGCTTCTGCATCCCCATGGACAAGCTGGTGGGGCGGAGCCGGCCGGGGCGATTCAGCCACATCCTGGATGACCTGTACAAGACCAACGCCCTGCCACCCACCGCCAGACGGAGCCGGATAGGCGTGCTGTACGTGCCAAGGGGGCAGGGCCTGGCTGACATGCATATCGTCATCAACGGGGAGGACATGGGGGCGTCGGCCAGGGGGATCCCAACCAATCAACAGCTCTACGCTGTGGTGGACGTGTTCGCCGCTACCAAAACCGTCCGCATCGTCCAGGTGGAGTACGGAT TCTCCTCCCTGCAGACCTTGTGTAGGAAGATCATCCAGAAGCACATCGTCCACAGGATGGCTCTGGACTGGCTGGAGCTGCCTGAGAGACTCAAACACTTCTGCAAATACGAGTGA
- the tex2l gene encoding testis-expressed protein 2 yields the protein MAEMGENGGERSVRGGGGGGVHKGGCLRPLESPAPCPSTSVPDRGPSAGAKRDIVIQLTGTEGEWDSLDDSQLIFSLDQDQDQDYPSISLSRDYHLYQEEERTKVDRGHLHSPAFHVPLSPSSPGSLGDCLSSTPAPSLLTPSPNPASSPRPLASLVKSLSTELELKEGASLRPRPLISLVKSISTELSRSEPEVSQSRSDSRLNLHLWKQLTQPKGRSNGDSRTAPPSPSCLSPIETPKGGFFKMELEDTKRKLTEAMQEPLNMFTKILKEESSGSPKHQRAQGSQGAPLSGSPISRGVYGAAGRDSGGGEVGVTEPLLKSSRSTDADTPTATDWPRSRFPRRSHHRTCSAHAKTPDRGEDLEICTYDDIIQVVAVDRRDPGRPMRLPQTLLPSGPSVRRTPLPPPPPPVALPRMGLFCVAVLSYAYLTLPISSYLSGLALGLGLGFLLGLLLISLGSSRTFRTCGPPLPHRGLLTLGESTEADPLSTEPCVLKGWMNEVSEYDPETHHPCLSQSVWASLEGGCLSLSYPRTSIPRRAAYDERLPEASFTRTQSYQLAHCKVFLLPSPLARKRLWNPKYPICLQLGEGPTKEEAGAGVGAGVGAGVGAEEPPVEETEHSHLPTTLYLFGRTGREKEEWFHRFSSASMVTQKETPGRCAVRSVVPVAGSGSPPGDTPGSMGSSRLGSTEEEASLAPTIPSLPQTQTSRSIRGPPLLDYPSYMARLLAVEQPSPLDSPGSSSLEASPTATAEEKCTCDLSDFPEAGQTEWVNALIGRMFWDFLREKYWADLVSHKIQKKLSKIRLPYFMNELTLTELDMGSCFPQVNRTSRPVVNQRGLWLELDLVYTGALQMTLQTKFNLSRLGREGREGGLDTDSLAETSSTGSRSVLATLADSDEESSSAGSSDEEELPLSEPQGIVGEKGTPLGAEGVAAGGGKTGRRLLRFVDKIAKSKYFQKATENEFIKKKIEEMSNTPLLLAVEVQELSGPLVVNIPPPPTDRIWYSFSEPPKLDLRVRPKLGEREVTFCHVTEWIERKLQEEFQKVFVLPNMDDICLPLMHSGMDSPPGYQCSPAPPTPSRRSSLDSIERIPPEHPTDSK from the exons ATGGCAGAGATGGGAgaaaatggaggagagagaagcgtaagaggaggaggaggaggaggtgtacaCAAGGGAGGGTGTCTCAGGCCTCTTGAGAGCCCAGCCCCATGCCCCTCCACCTCTGTCCCAGACAGGGGCCCCTCAGCTGGGGCCAAGCGGGACATTGTGATCCAGCTGACCGggacggagggagagtgggacagTCTGGACGACAGCCAGCTCATCTTCTCCTTGGACCAGGATCAGGACCAAGactacccctccatctccctgtccAGGGACTACCACCTCtaccaggaggaggagcggacGAAGGTGGACCGTGGCCACCTGCACTCCCCGGCCTTCCAcgttcccctctccccttcctccccgggCTCCCTGGGAGACTGTCTCAGCTCCACGCCGGCCCCCAGCCTCCTGACCCCCAGCCCaaacccagcctcctctccccggCCCCTGGCCAGCCTGGTCAAGTCCCTGTCCACCGAGCTGGAACTCAAGGAGGGCGCCTCGCTGCGGCCCCGGCCCCTCATCAGCCTGGTCAAATCCATCTCCACCGAGCTCTCCCGCTCCGAGCCTGAAGTGTCCCAGTCCAGGTCGGACTCGCGCCTCAACCTTCACCTGTGGAAGCAGCTGACCCAGCCGAAAGGCCGCAGCAACGGCGACTCGCGGAccgcgcccccctcccccagctgccTGTCGCCCATAGAGACGCCCAAGGGCGGCTTCTTCaagatggagctggaggacacCAAGAGGAAGCTGACGGAGGCCATGCAGGAGCCCCTCAACATGTTCACCAAGATCCTGAAGGAGGAGAGCTCCGGCAGCCCCAAGCACCAGAGGGCCCAGGGAAGCCAGGGGGCTCCCCTATCCGGCTCCCCCATTTCTAGAGGTGTCTATGGGGCAGCAGGGAGGGACagcggtgggggggaggtgggggtcacCGAGCCTCTGTTGAAGAGCTCCAGGAGTACAGACGCCGACACACCCACTGCGACCGATTGGCCTCGCAGCCGATTCCCGAGGCGGAGCCACCACAGGACTTGCTCCGCCCATGCCAAAACACCAGACCGCGGGGAAGACCTGGAGATCTGCACCTACGATGACATCATACAGGTCGTCGCCGTTGACCGCCGAGATCCTGGGCGACCGATGAGATTGCCTcagactctcctcccctcaggaCCAAGTGTCCGCCGCacacctctgcctcctccacctcctcctgtggCCCTGCCTCGTATGGGGCTGTTCTGTGTGGCCGTGTTGTCCTACGCCTACCTCACGCTTCCCATCAGCTCCTATCTGTCTGGCCTGGCGCTGGGCCTTGGCCTGGGCTTCCTGCTGGGCTTGCTGCTTATCAGTCTGGGCTCCTCCAGAACCTTCAGGACCTGtgggcctcctctcccccacagaGGGCTCCTTACTCTGGGGGAGAGCACTGAGGCTGACCCCTTGAGTACGGAGCCTTGTGTTCTCAAG ggCTGGATGAACGAGGTGAGTGAGTACGACCCAGAGACGCACCACCCGTGCCTGAGCCAGTCTGTCTGGGCGAGTCTGGAGGGGGGGTGTCTGAGCCTGTCCTACCCCAGGACCAGCATCCCTCGCCGGGCAGCGTACGACGAGAGGCTGCCAGAGGCCTCCTTCACCAGAACACAGTCCTACCAGCTGGCACACTGCAAG GTGTTCCTGCTGCCTTCCCCACTGGCCCGCAAGAGGCTTTGGAACCCTAAATACCCCATCTGCCTCCAGCTCGGGGAGGGGCCGAcaaaggaggaggcaggggcaggggtgggggcaggggtgggggcaggggtgggggcggaGGAGCCCCCCGTGGAGGAGACGGAGCACAGccacctccccaccaccctctacCTCTTCGGTCgcacaggaagagagaaggaggaatggTTTCACCGCTTCTCTTCCGCATCCATGGTTACGCAGAAGGAGACACCTGGGAGATGTGCAGTTCGATCTG TTGTACCCGTGGCTGGCAGTGGCAGCCCCCCAGGGGACACCCCAGGCAGCATGGGGTCCAGCAGGCTAGGCAGCACCGAGGAGGAGGCCTCCCTCGCTCCCACCATCCCTTCGCtgccccagacccagacctccAGGAGCATCAGGGGGCCTCCTCTGCTTGATTACCCCAGCTACATGGCTCGACTCCTGGCTGTGGAGCAGCCTAGCCCACTGGACAGCCCTGGAAGTAGCAGCCTAGAGGCCAGCCCCACAGCCACCGCTGAAGAGAAG TGCACCTGCGATCTCTCTGATTTCCCAGAGGCAGGCCAAACCGAGTGGGTCAATGCGCTGATTGGTCGAATGTTCTGGGACTTTCTGCGGGAGAAGTACTGGGCCGACCTCGTCTCCCACAAGATCCAGAAAAAGCTGAGCAAgatcaga CTGCCTTATTTCATGAATGAGCTGACTCTGACAGAGCTGGACATGGGATCCTGTTTTCCTCAAGTGAACCGAACCTCCAGACCAGTGGTCAACCAGAGAG gCCTTTGGCTGGAGCTGGACCTCGTGTACACGGGGGCCCTGCAAATGACCCTGCAGACCAAGTTCAACCTGTCGAGgctgggcagggagggcagggaggggggtctgGACACGGACAGTCTGGCTGAGACCAGCAGCACAGG gtctcgATCCGTCCTCGCTACGCTGGCCGACAGTGACGAGGAGTCGTCCAGCGCTGGTTCCTCCGACGAGGAAGAGCTGCCGCTCTCCGAGCCCCAAGGCATTGTGGGAGAAAAAGGGACGCCACTTGGAGCCGAGGG CGTGGCTGCGGGCGGAGGTAAGACAGGAAGGAGGCTGCTCAGATTCGTGGACAAGATCGCCAAGTCCAAGTACTTCCAGAAGGCAACAGAGAACGAGTTCATCAAGAAGAAGATCGAGGAGATGTCCAACACGCCGCTGCTGCTGGCCGTGGAGGTGCAGGAGCTGTCTGGCCCCCTTGTCGTAAACATACCACCCCCACCGACCGACAGGATATG gTACAGCTTCAGTGAGCCTCCCAAGCTGGACCTGCGCGTGCGGCCCAAGCTTGGTGAGCGGGAGGTGACCTTCTGTCATGTGACCGAGTGGATCGAGAGGAAGCTGCAGGAGGAGTTCCAG